One Methylobacterium oryzae DNA window includes the following coding sequences:
- the thrS gene encoding threonine--tRNA ligase produces MPILTFPDGNTREIAAGTTGRAVVEGIAKSLAKRTVAMALDGTVADLDDPIDRDARIEFLDRTDPRSLELIRHDCAHVLAEAVQALWPETQVTIGPVIENGFYYDFHRETPFTPEDFPKIEAKMREIISRDAPFTKEVWTREDVRALFAGKGEGFKVELVDAIPPGEDLKIYRQGDWFDLCRGPHMTSTAKVGTAFKLMKVAGAYWRGDSNNPMLTRIYGTAWANQADLDDYLHRLEEAERRDHRRLGREMDLFHFQEEGPGVVFWHAKGWTIFQELIAYMRRRLRGDYAEVNAPQILDKALWETSGHWGWYRENMFAAQSAGEEAEDKRWFALKPMNCPGHVQIFKHGLKSYRDLPLRMAEFGIVHRYEPSGAMHGLMRVRGFTQDDAHVFCTEDQLADECLKINDLILSTYADFGFDQIVVKLSTRPEKRVGSDALWDHAEDVMTRVLAQIEEQSAGRIKTAVNPGEGAFYGPKFEYVLRDAIGRDWQCGTTQVDFNLPERFGAFYIDADGARKPPVMVHRAICGSMERFTGILIEHFAGHFPLWLAPVQVVVATITGEADPYARDVIRTLERAGLRVEADLRNEKINYKVREHSLAKVPVLLALGRREAEERTVSIRRLGSQQTRTLPLSEAVAAFVEEATAPDIRRAEAVAATVPTSDTVLDGHHGPHDAP; encoded by the coding sequence ATGCCGATTCTCACCTTCCCCGACGGCAACACGCGGGAGATCGCCGCCGGCACGACCGGGCGGGCCGTGGTCGAGGGCATCGCCAAGTCGCTGGCCAAGCGCACCGTCGCCATGGCGCTCGACGGCACGGTCGCCGACCTGGACGACCCGATCGACCGCGATGCCCGCATCGAGTTCCTGGACCGCACCGACCCGCGCAGCCTGGAGCTGATCCGGCACGACTGCGCGCACGTGCTCGCCGAGGCCGTGCAGGCGCTCTGGCCGGAGACGCAGGTCACGATCGGCCCGGTGATCGAGAACGGCTTCTACTACGACTTCCATCGCGAGACCCCGTTCACGCCCGAGGACTTCCCGAAGATCGAGGCGAAGATGCGCGAGATTATCTCGCGCGACGCGCCCTTCACGAAGGAAGTCTGGACGCGCGAGGACGTGCGGGCGCTGTTCGCCGGCAAGGGCGAGGGCTTCAAGGTCGAGCTGGTCGACGCGATCCCGCCGGGCGAGGACCTGAAGATCTACCGCCAGGGCGACTGGTTCGACCTCTGCCGCGGCCCGCACATGACCTCGACGGCCAAGGTCGGCACCGCCTTCAAGCTGATGAAGGTCGCGGGGGCCTACTGGCGCGGCGACTCGAACAACCCGATGCTGACCCGCATCTACGGGACGGCCTGGGCGAACCAGGCCGATCTCGACGATTACCTGCACCGGCTGGAGGAGGCCGAGCGCCGCGACCACCGACGGCTCGGCCGCGAGATGGACCTGTTCCACTTCCAGGAGGAGGGGCCGGGCGTCGTCTTCTGGCACGCCAAGGGCTGGACGATCTTCCAGGAGCTGATCGCCTACATGCGCCGGCGCCTGCGCGGCGACTACGCCGAGGTGAACGCCCCGCAGATCCTCGACAAGGCCCTGTGGGAGACCTCCGGCCACTGGGGCTGGTACCGGGAGAACATGTTCGCCGCGCAATCCGCCGGCGAGGAGGCCGAGGACAAGCGCTGGTTCGCCCTCAAGCCGATGAACTGCCCGGGCCACGTGCAGATCTTCAAGCATGGCTTGAAATCCTACCGCGACCTGCCCCTGCGCATGGCCGAGTTCGGGATCGTCCACCGCTACGAGCCGTCGGGCGCCATGCACGGGCTGATGCGCGTGCGCGGCTTCACGCAGGACGACGCCCACGTCTTCTGCACCGAGGACCAGCTCGCCGACGAGTGCCTGAAGATCAACGACCTGATCCTCTCGACCTACGCGGATTTCGGCTTCGACCAGATCGTCGTGAAGCTCTCGACCCGGCCCGAGAAGCGCGTCGGCTCCGACGCCCTCTGGGACCACGCCGAGGACGTGATGACCCGCGTGCTGGCGCAGATCGAGGAGCAGTCGGCCGGCCGGATCAAGACGGCGGTCAACCCGGGGGAGGGCGCGTTCTACGGGCCCAAATTCGAGTACGTGCTCCGCGACGCCATCGGCCGCGACTGGCAGTGCGGGACCACGCAGGTGGACTTCAACCTGCCCGAGCGGTTCGGCGCCTTCTACATCGACGCCGACGGCGCCCGGAAGCCGCCCGTGATGGTCCACCGGGCGATCTGCGGCTCGATGGAGCGCTTCACCGGCATCCTGATCGAGCACTTCGCCGGGCACTTCCCCCTGTGGCTGGCGCCGGTCCAGGTGGTGGTGGCGACGATCACCGGCGAGGCCGATCCCTACGCCCGGGACGTCATCCGCACCCTGGAGCGCGCGGGCCTGCGGGTCGAGGCGGATCTGCGCAACGAGAAGATCAACTACAAGGTCCGCGAGCACTCGCTGGCCAAGGTGCCGGTGCTGCTGGCGCTCGGTCGCCGCGAGGCGGAGGAGCGCACGGTCTCGATCCGGCGGCTCGGCAGCCAGCAGACCCGCACGCTGCCGCTGAGCGAGGCCGTGGCGGCCTTCGTGGAGGAGGCGACCGCGCCCGACATCCGCCGCGCCGAGGCCGTCGCCGCGACGGTCCCAACCAGCGACACGGTGCTCGACGGCCATCACGGCCCGCACGACGCGCCCTGA
- a CDS encoding sensor domain-containing diguanylate cyclase, with amino-acid sequence MAAEAGRAATRLARRHRQAACARRQDGLGRGRKLGPGIVQALDSLPHGLCLFDSADRLLFVSDGFRRLFGPPANRIRPGMHARAVGAASAAGAVPADRDPCGLWAARRRLLARGATDAVVQTLADGRQVAITLHPQAGGGWTALWEDVTERRRAESLLRYMAHHDPLTGLPNRHLFAARLDRTLADLDGAPCALLCLDLDGFKPVNDRHGHAVGDALLRHLAERLRAALGAGDCAARLGGDEFTILLGDAAPAPALGFALRLQARLAEPYDLGTGTPIRIGAAIGVACAPLHATRAQALVERADAAMYAAKRLGHPYLWDDALDLGPVGPGGAVPA; translated from the coding sequence ATGGCGGCGGAGGCGGGCAGGGCGGCGACGAGGCTGGCGCGGCGCCACCGGCAGGCGGCCTGCGCCCGGCGCCAGGACGGGCTCGGCCGCGGGCGCAAGCTCGGACCCGGCATCGTCCAGGCGCTGGACTCGCTGCCGCACGGCCTGTGCCTGTTCGATTCCGCCGACCGGCTGCTGTTCGTGAGCGACGGGTTCCGGCGCCTGTTCGGCCCGCCCGCGAACCGGATCCGGCCCGGCATGCATGCCCGGGCGGTGGGCGCGGCGAGCGCCGCGGGGGCGGTCCCGGCCGACCGGGATCCCTGCGGCCTCTGGGCGGCCCGCAGGCGGCTCCTCGCCCGGGGCGCGACCGACGCCGTGGTCCAGACGCTCGCGGACGGGCGCCAGGTCGCGATCACCCTGCACCCGCAGGCCGGCGGCGGCTGGACCGCCCTGTGGGAGGACGTGACCGAGCGCCGCCGGGCGGAGTCGCTCCTGCGCTACATGGCCCACCACGACCCGCTGACCGGCCTGCCGAACCGCCACCTGTTCGCGGCCCGGCTCGACCGGACCCTGGCCGACCTCGACGGCGCGCCCTGCGCGCTGCTGTGCCTCGACCTCGACGGCTTCAAGCCGGTGAACGACCGCCACGGGCACGCGGTGGGCGACGCGCTCCTGCGACACCTGGCCGAGCGCCTGCGGGCGGCGCTCGGCGCCGGGGATTGCGCCGCGCGGCTCGGGGGCGACGAGTTCACCATCCTGCTCGGCGACGCGGCGCCGGCGCCGGCCCTCGGCTTCGCCCTGCGCCTCCAGGCGCGCCTCGCCGAGCCGTACGATCTCGGGACCGGAACGCCGATCCGCATCGGCGCGGCGATCGGCGTGGCCTGCGCGCCCCTGCACGCCACCCGGGCGCAGGCCCTGGTGGAGCGGGCGGACGCGGCGATGTACGCGGCCAAGCGTCTCGGCCACCCCTACCTGTGGGACGACGCGCTGGATCTCGGGCCGGTCGGTCCGGGCGGCGCGGTTCCGGCCTGA
- a CDS encoding DUF6894 family protein has protein sequence MPRYFIDLHDGANLVRDRDGFDLPDLAAARAQAVRILTRLAQGLTDPMERQDYVLAVRDEQGAVRLRLRLSYDVEGG, from the coding sequence GTGCCCCGCTATTTCATCGACCTCCACGACGGCGCCAACTTGGTTCGCGACCGCGACGGCTTCGATCTTCCGGATCTCGCCGCGGCGCGGGCGCAGGCGGTGCGCATCCTGACGCGGCTCGCGCAGGGCTTGACCGATCCGATGGAGCGGCAGGATTACGTGCTCGCCGTGCGCGACGAGCAGGGCGCGGTCCGCCTGCGCCTGCGGCTCTCCTACGATGTCGAGGGCGGCTGA
- a CDS encoding MucR family transcriptional regulator: MSEETTGPNSNFIELAGDIVAAYVSNNPVPAAELPALIARVHGAISGLVTGTLTAEIGAVPQAEVEKPSAAQIRKSVRHDGIVSFIDGKTYKTLKRHLTSHGLDPRSYRDRYGLPADYPMVAPSYAEQRSALAKAIGLGQPGAMAERERKGRKAA, from the coding sequence GTGTCAGAAGAAACCACAGGGCCCAACTCCAACTTCATCGAGCTGGCGGGCGATATCGTCGCCGCCTACGTGTCGAACAATCCGGTGCCGGCCGCGGAGCTTCCGGCCCTGATCGCGCGCGTGCATGGCGCGATCAGCGGGCTCGTCACCGGGACTCTGACGGCGGAGATCGGGGCGGTTCCGCAGGCCGAGGTCGAGAAGCCGAGCGCGGCCCAGATCCGCAAGTCGGTCCGGCACGACGGGATCGTCAGCTTCATCGACGGCAAGACCTACAAGACGCTGAAGCGCCACCTGACCAGCCACGGCCTGGATCCGCGCAGCTACCGCGACCGCTACGGCCTGCCGGCGGACTATCCGATGGTCGCGCCGAGCTACGCCGAGCAGCGCTCCGCCCTCGCCAAGGCGATCGGCCTGGGCCAGCCCGGCGCCATGGCCGAGCGCGAGCGCAAGGGCCGCAAGGCCGCCTGA
- a CDS encoding PilZ domain-containing protein produces MFERRSAPRTLLNETGSISVDEHRSLPCIVYDRSAGGVRVALPDAEIVPDSFILSIDASSEILVCRAIWRKAEEIGATTDIPETARSGRANLWRELEAT; encoded by the coding sequence ATGTTCGAACGACGCAGCGCTCCACGCACGCTTCTCAACGAGACCGGCAGCATCTCGGTCGACGAGCATCGAAGCTTGCCGTGCATCGTCTACGACCGGTCGGCCGGCGGCGTGCGGGTCGCGCTCCCGGATGCCGAGATCGTTCCGGACAGCTTCATCCTCAGCATCGATGCGAGCAGCGAGATCCTCGTCTGCCGCGCCATCTGGCGCAAGGCGGAGGAGATCGGCGCCACGACCGACATCCCCGAGACGGCGCGGTCGGGCCGCGCGAACCTCTGGCGCGAACTCGAGGCGACCTGA
- a CDS encoding YidB family protein, whose amino-acid sequence MGLLESAIGGVLGQVFGGQKQGSGGMSPLVKALLMLLLAKGASGGFGDIFGRGRQGEPGPEADRSGGAGPYGRDPGQHPADAGGRRPPEEGGDIGGWDQYGGRRDGGPGGPSDPSLPPGDFSDLSGMLDGPGDAPPPSRATPDGQGDLGGLDGLVDRFRQGGLGDVMESWIGHGTNRPVAPDQLARALGPDTVDTLQQQTGMDRETLLSQLAQALPEVVHALTPEGRVPGEAERRGW is encoded by the coding sequence ATGGGACTGCTCGAATCGGCGATCGGCGGCGTGCTCGGTCAGGTGTTCGGCGGGCAGAAGCAGGGGTCCGGGGGCATGTCGCCCCTGGTCAAGGCACTCCTGATGCTCCTGCTGGCCAAGGGCGCCAGCGGCGGCTTCGGCGACATCTTCGGCCGCGGGCGCCAGGGCGAGCCCGGCCCCGAGGCCGACCGCTCCGGCGGCGCCGGACCCTACGGGCGCGATCCCGGCCAGCACCCCGCCGATGCCGGCGGGCGCCGTCCTCCGGAAGAGGGCGGCGACATCGGCGGCTGGGACCAGTACGGCGGCCGCCGCGACGGCGGCCCGGGCGGGCCGTCGGACCCGTCCCTGCCGCCCGGCGACTTCTCGGACCTCTCCGGCATGCTCGACGGCCCCGGCGACGCCCCGCCGCCGAGCCGCGCCACCCCGGACGGGCAGGGGGATCTCGGCGGCCTCGACGGGCTGGTCGACCGGTTCCGCCAGGGCGGCCTCGGCGACGTGATGGAGTCCTGGATCGGCCACGGCACCAACCGCCCGGTGGCCCCGGACCAGCTCGCCCGGGCGCTCGGCCCCGACACGGTGGACACCCTCCAGCAGCAGACCGGGATGGACCGCGAGACGCTGCTGTCGCAGCTCGCCCAGGCCCTGCCGGAGGTGGTGCACGCGCTCACGCCTGAGGGGCGGGTGCCGGGGGAGGCGGAGCGGCGGGGATGGTAG
- the fabF gene encoding beta-ketoacyl-ACP synthase II: MRRVVVTGLGMVTPLGSGVEHTWSRLIAGDSGAGPIRGFESADLPCRIAAQVPFGDGTDGTFNPDLVMEVKEQRKVDPFIVYAMAAADEALKDAGWAPKSHEDQCATGVLIGSGIGGIGGIYDASVTLHEKGPRRISPFFIPGRIINLASGQVSIAHGLKGPNNAVVTACSTGAHAIGDASRLIALGDADVMVAGGAESPVNRLSIAGFSACRALTTGFNDTPEKASRPYDRDRDGFLMGEGAGIVVLEEYEHAKARGAKIYAEVVGYGLSGDAYHITSPSPDGDGAFRCMTAAVKRAGIAPSEIGYINAHGTSTPMGDELELKAVERLLGDAAANATMSSTKSSVGHLLGAAGSVEAIFSILVLRDNVIPPTLNLDNPSVQTKIDLVPFEAKRKQVDVVLSNSFGFGGTNASLVMRRVA; this comes from the coding sequence ATGCGGCGGGTGGTGGTCACGGGTCTGGGGATGGTCACGCCGCTGGGCAGCGGGGTGGAGCACACCTGGAGCCGGCTGATCGCGGGCGACAGCGGCGCCGGCCCGATCCGCGGCTTCGAATCCGCCGACCTGCCCTGCCGGATCGCCGCGCAGGTCCCGTTCGGCGACGGCACCGACGGCACCTTCAACCCCGACCTCGTGATGGAGGTGAAGGAGCAGCGCAAGGTCGACCCGTTCATCGTCTACGCAATGGCGGCGGCCGACGAGGCGCTGAAGGATGCCGGCTGGGCGCCGAAGAGCCACGAGGACCAGTGCGCCACCGGCGTGCTGATCGGCTCCGGCATCGGCGGCATCGGCGGCATCTACGACGCCTCCGTGACCCTGCACGAGAAGGGCCCGCGCCGGATCTCGCCGTTCTTCATCCCGGGCCGGATCATCAACCTCGCCTCCGGCCAGGTCTCGATCGCCCACGGCCTGAAGGGCCCGAACAACGCGGTCGTGACGGCCTGCTCCACGGGTGCCCACGCCATCGGCGACGCGAGCCGCCTGATCGCGCTCGGGGACGCCGACGTGATGGTGGCGGGCGGCGCCGAATCGCCGGTGAACCGCCTCTCGATCGCGGGCTTCTCCGCCTGCCGGGCGCTGACCACGGGCTTCAACGACACGCCCGAGAAGGCCTCCCGCCCCTACGACCGCGACCGCGACGGCTTCCTCATGGGCGAGGGTGCCGGCATCGTGGTGCTGGAGGAGTACGAGCACGCCAAGGCCCGCGGCGCGAAGATCTACGCCGAGGTGGTGGGCTACGGCCTCTCGGGCGACGCCTACCACATCACCTCCCCCTCCCCGGACGGCGACGGCGCCTTCCGCTGCATGACCGCCGCGGTGAAGCGCGCCGGAATCGCGCCGTCCGAGATCGGCTACATCAACGCCCACGGCACCTCGACGCCCATGGGCGACGAGCTGGAGCTGAAGGCCGTGGAGCGCCTCCTGGGCGACGCCGCCGCGAACGCCACCATGTCGTCCACCAAGAGCTCGGTCGGCCACCTGCTGGGCGCCGCCGGCTCGGTCGAGGCGATTTTTTCCATCCTCGTCCTGCGGGACAACGTCATCCCGCCGACGCTCAACCTCGACAATCCCTCCGTCCAGACCAAGATCGACCTCGTGCCGTTCGAGGCGAAGCGGAAGCAGGTCGACGTGGTGCTGTCGAACTCCTTCGGGTTCGGCGGGACGAACGCGTCGCTGGTGATGCGGCGGGTCGCGTAG
- a CDS encoding acyl carrier protein: MSDIAERVKKIVVEHLGVEPEKVVESANFIDDLGADSLDTVELVMAFEEEFNVEIPDDAAETIQTVGDAVKFLEKNSAA; this comes from the coding sequence ATGAGCGATATCGCTGAGCGCGTGAAGAAGATCGTCGTCGAGCACCTGGGCGTGGAGCCCGAGAAGGTGGTCGAGAGCGCCAACTTCATCGACGACCTCGGTGCCGACAGCCTCGACACGGTCGAGCTGGTCATGGCCTTCGAGGAGGAATTCAACGTCGAGATCCCGGACGACGCTGCCGAGACCATCCAGACGGTCGGCGACGCCGTGAAGTTCCTGGAGAAGAACTCCGCCGCCTGA
- the fabG gene encoding 3-oxoacyl-[acyl-carrier-protein] reductase has translation MFDLTGRKALVTGATGGLGQAIARALHAQGATVALSGTRPAALEALAAELGERASPVAADLSDKDSVEGLVPAAEAAIGPLDILVNNAGITRDNLFMRMKDEEWEQVIAVNLTAAFRLSRAAVKGMMRRRSGRIVNIGSVVGSTGNPGQGNYAAAKAGLVGMTKALAAEVASRGITVNCIAPGFISSPMTDALNEKQREGILARVPAGRLGEGSEVAAACLYLASAEAGYVTGHTLHVNGGMAMY, from the coding sequence ATGTTCGATCTCACCGGCCGCAAGGCCCTCGTCACCGGCGCGACCGGCGGCCTCGGCCAGGCGATCGCCCGGGCCCTGCACGCGCAGGGCGCCACCGTGGCGCTCTCGGGCACGCGGCCCGCGGCCCTGGAGGCGCTCGCCGCCGAGCTCGGCGAGCGCGCGAGCCCCGTCGCGGCCGACCTCTCCGACAAGGACTCGGTCGAGGGCCTCGTCCCGGCCGCCGAGGCCGCGATCGGCCCGCTGGACATCCTCGTGAACAATGCCGGCATCACCCGCGACAACCTCTTCATGCGGATGAAGGACGAGGAGTGGGAGCAGGTGATCGCCGTCAACCTCACGGCCGCCTTCCGCCTGTCGCGGGCCGCCGTGAAGGGCATGATGCGCCGCCGCTCCGGGCGGATCGTCAACATCGGCTCGGTGGTCGGCAGCACCGGCAATCCCGGCCAGGGCAACTACGCCGCCGCCAAGGCGGGGCTCGTGGGCATGACCAAGGCGCTCGCCGCCGAGGTCGCCTCGCGGGGAATCACCGTCAACTGCATCGCCCCGGGCTTCATCAGCTCGCCCATGACCGACGCCCTCAACGAGAAGCAGCGCGAGGGCATCCTCGCCCGCGTGCCCGCCGGGCGGCTCGGCGAGGGGTCGGAGGTCGCGGCGGCCTGCCTCTACCTCGCCTCCGCGGAGGCGGGCTACGTCACCGGCCACACGCTGCACGTGAATGGCGGGATGGCCATGTACTAA
- the fabD gene encoding ACP S-malonyltransferase → MRALIFPGQGSQAVGMARDLAEAFPQARAVLDEVDAALGENLSRLMFEGPVEALTLTTNAQPALMAASLAVLRVLEAERGLDLGRDVACVAGHSLGEYAALAAAGSLTVADAARLLRLRGEAMQAAVAPGAGAMAALIGTDLEAARSVAEAAADEAGDGAVCDVANDNGGGQVVLSGDRAAVERAVGIATGRGIKRAVMLNVSAPFHCRLMAPAAEAMARALAAVALAAPRVTLYANVAAAPVTDPEAIRAALVEQVTGTVRWRESVAAMAASGVDRFYELGAGKVLTGLVKRVAPQASAAAIGTPADVAAFAL, encoded by the coding sequence ATGCGCGCACTCATCTTTCCGGGCCAGGGCAGCCAGGCGGTCGGCATGGCGCGGGACCTCGCCGAGGCCTTCCCGCAGGCCCGGGCCGTGCTCGACGAGGTCGACGCCGCCCTGGGCGAGAACCTGTCGCGGCTGATGTTCGAGGGGCCGGTCGAGGCGCTGACCCTCACGACCAACGCCCAGCCGGCCCTGATGGCGGCGAGCCTCGCGGTGCTGCGCGTGCTGGAGGCCGAGCGCGGCCTCGACCTCGGGCGCGACGTCGCCTGCGTGGCCGGCCACTCGCTCGGCGAGTACGCCGCGCTCGCGGCCGCGGGCAGCCTCACCGTCGCAGACGCCGCCAGGCTGCTGCGCCTGCGCGGCGAGGCCATGCAGGCGGCCGTCGCACCGGGCGCCGGCGCCATGGCGGCGCTGATCGGCACCGATCTCGAGGCCGCCCGGTCCGTCGCCGAGGCGGCGGCCGACGAGGCCGGCGACGGCGCGGTCTGCGACGTCGCCAACGACAACGGCGGCGGCCAGGTGGTGCTCTCCGGCGACCGCGCGGCCGTGGAGCGCGCCGTCGGCATCGCCACCGGCCGCGGGATCAAGCGCGCCGTGATGCTCAACGTCTCGGCGCCGTTCCACTGCCGCCTGATGGCCCCGGCCGCCGAGGCCATGGCCCGGGCGCTCGCCGCCGTCGCGCTGGCGGCCCCGCGCGTCACCCTCTACGCCAACGTCGCGGCCGCCCCGGTCACCGATCCGGAGGCGATCCGCGCGGCCCTGGTCGAGCAGGTCACCGGCACCGTGCGCTGGCGCGAGAGCGTCGCCGCCATGGCGGCCTCCGGCGTCGACCGGTTCTACGAGCTCGGCGCCGGGAAGGTGCTGACCGGCCTCGTCAAGCGCGTCGCCCCCCAGGCGAGCGCCGCCGCAATCGGCACCCCCGCCGACGTCGCCGCCTTCGCGCTCTGA
- the rpoZ gene encoding DNA-directed RNA polymerase subunit omega: MARVTVEDCIEKVENRFELVLLASHRARLLAAGAPLTIDRDRDKNPVVALREIGDETITADDLKEQLIHSMQKYVEVDEPEAETVPLLSSSPAAAAVAPQSSSDDAAVQFDRMSEEDLLRGLENLAPPVETDDEGE, from the coding sequence ATGGCGCGCGTCACCGTCGAAGACTGCATCGAGAAGGTCGAGAACCGCTTCGAGCTGGTGCTGCTGGCGAGCCACCGGGCCCGCCTCCTGGCCGCCGGCGCCCCGCTGACCATCGACCGCGACCGCGACAAGAACCCGGTCGTGGCCCTGCGCGAGATCGGCGACGAGACCATCACGGCCGACGACCTCAAGGAGCAGCTGATCCACTCGATGCAGAAGTACGTCGAGGTGGACGAGCCCGAGGCCGAGACCGTGCCGCTGCTGTCGAGCTCGCCGGCCGCCGCCGCGGTGGCGCCGCAATCCTCCAGCGACGACGCGGCGGTCCAGTTCGACCGCATGAGCGAGGAGGACCTGCTGCGCGGCCTCGAGAACCTCGCCCCGCCGGTCGAGACCGACGACGAGGGCGAGTGA
- a CDS encoding RelA/SpoT family protein — MMRQYELVERVKRYNPAADEALLNRAYVYAMQAHGTQKRASGDPFFAHPLEVAAILTDLHLDDATIVAAVLHDTVEDTEATLEEIRRLFGPEIGALVDGLTKLKRLDLVSKQAAQGENFRKLLLAVAADVRVLLVKLADRLHNMRTLQHMREDKRHRIAQETLDIYAPLAGRMGMQELREELEDLAFRNLEPEVYATITQRLTRLSAKSESVVETIAQVLTEKLGAQGITAEVSGRQKRPFSIWSKMERKSVAFEQLSDIFGFRVVVDTVQDCYAALGIVHTSWPMVPGRYKDYVSTPKQNDYRSIHTTVIGPKSQRVELQIRTRAMDDIAEYGIAAHAHYKEIGTELVKDPARAEGSVHPRLAAESGAYQWLRRTIELLAEGDSPEEFLEHTKLELFQDQVFCFTPKGRLIALPRGATPIDFAYAVHTDVGNTAVGAKINGRMAPLLHELANGDEVEISRSDGASPPAAWESLVVTGKARAAIRRATRTAVRRQYAGLGRQILDRAFERAAKTFSEDKLRGALPRLARATTEDVFAAVGRGEMFSGDVVRAVYPDHRDERRPSAAQGAASGAGRLVRSSDQTMRLTFPGAEGGKEGGKEGEGADRSDAIPIRGLAGDLPVTFAPNGGAVPGDRIVGILTPGVGVTVYPIQSAALAAFDNEPERWLDVRWDTEALGGERFPARLALKSINEPGVFAQIAQVIADHDGNIDNISMKRRTQDFTDITIDLSVWDLQHLNAIIAELRGKRPVNSVERVNG; from the coding sequence ATGATGCGCCAGTACGAGCTCGTCGAGCGGGTCAAGCGCTACAACCCGGCCGCCGACGAGGCGCTGCTCAACCGCGCCTACGTGTACGCCATGCAGGCGCACGGCACGCAGAAGCGCGCCTCGGGCGATCCGTTCTTCGCCCACCCCCTCGAGGTGGCGGCGATCCTCACGGACCTTCACCTCGACGACGCCACCATCGTGGCCGCGGTGCTGCACGACACCGTCGAGGACACCGAGGCGACGCTCGAGGAGATCCGCCGGCTGTTCGGGCCGGAGATCGGCGCCTTGGTCGACGGCCTGACCAAGCTCAAGCGCCTCGACCTCGTCTCCAAGCAGGCCGCGCAGGGCGAGAACTTCCGCAAGCTGCTGCTCGCGGTCGCGGCGGATGTCCGGGTGCTGCTGGTCAAGCTCGCCGACCGCCTGCACAACATGCGCACCCTCCAGCACATGCGGGAGGACAAGCGCCACCGCATCGCGCAGGAGACCCTGGACATCTACGCGCCGCTCGCCGGCCGCATGGGCATGCAGGAGCTGCGCGAGGAGCTGGAGGACCTGGCCTTCCGCAACCTGGAGCCGGAGGTCTACGCCACCATCACCCAGCGCCTGACGCGGCTCTCCGCCAAGTCCGAGAGCGTCGTCGAGACCATCGCGCAGGTGCTGACCGAGAAGCTCGGCGCGCAGGGGATCACCGCCGAGGTCAGCGGCCGGCAGAAGCGCCCGTTCTCGATCTGGTCGAAGATGGAGCGCAAGTCCGTCGCCTTCGAACAGCTCTCCGACATCTTCGGCTTCCGCGTGGTCGTCGACACCGTGCAGGATTGCTACGCGGCGCTCGGCATCGTCCACACCAGCTGGCCGATGGTTCCGGGCCGGTACAAGGACTACGTCTCGACCCCGAAGCAGAACGATTACCGCTCGATCCACACCACGGTGATCGGGCCGAAGAGCCAGCGCGTCGAGTTGCAGATCCGCACCCGCGCCATGGACGACATCGCCGAGTACGGCATCGCCGCGCATGCCCACTACAAGGAGATCGGCACCGAGCTGGTGAAGGACCCGGCCCGCGCCGAGGGCAGCGTGCATCCGCGGCTCGCCGCGGAGAGCGGCGCCTACCAGTGGCTGCGCCGGACCATCGAGCTCCTCGCCGAGGGCGACAGCCCCGAGGAGTTCCTGGAGCACACCAAGCTGGAGCTGTTCCAGGACCAGGTGTTCTGCTTCACCCCGAAGGGCCGGCTGATCGCCCTTCCGCGCGGCGCGACGCCGATCGACTTCGCCTACGCGGTCCACACCGACGTCGGCAACACCGCGGTGGGCGCCAAGATCAACGGCCGGATGGCGCCGCTGCTGCACGAACTCGCCAACGGCGACGAGGTCGAGATCAGCCGCTCCGACGGGGCCTCGCCCCCGGCGGCCTGGGAATCCCTCGTGGTGACCGGCAAGGCCCGCGCGGCGATCCGGCGGGCGACCCGCACCGCCGTGCGGCGGCAATATGCCGGCCTCGGACGGCAGATCCTGGACCGGGCCTTCGAGCGCGCCGCCAAGACCTTCTCGGAGGACAAGCTCCGGGGCGCCCTGCCGCGGCTCGCCCGCGCGACGACCGAGGACGTGTTCGCCGCCGTGGGGCGGGGCGAGATGTTCTCGGGCGACGTCGTCCGCGCCGTCTATCCCGACCACCGCGACGAGCGCCGGCCCTCCGCCGCGCAGGGCGCCGCCAGCGGCGCCGGCCGGCTCGTGCGCTCCTCCGACCAGACCATGCGGCTGACCTTCCCGGGCGCCGAGGGCGGCAAGGAAGGCGGCAAGGAGGGGGAGGGCGCGGATCGCAGCGACGCCATCCCGATCCGCGGCCTCGCGGGCGACCTGCCGGTGACCTTCGCGCCGAACGGCGGCGCGGTCCCGGGCGACCGGATCGTCGGCATCCTGACCCCCGGCGTCGGCGTGACGGTCTACCCGATCCAGTCGGCGGCACTCGCGGCCTTCGACAACGAGCCGGAGCGCTGGCTCGACGTCCGCTGGGACACGGAGGCGCTCGGCGGCGAGCGATTCCCCGCCCGGTTGGCGCTCAAGTCGATCAACGAGCCCGGGGTGTTCGCCCAGATCGCCCAGGTGATCGCCGACCACGACGGCAACATCGACAACATCTCGATGAAGCGGCGAACCCAGGACTTCACCGACATCACCATCGACCTGTCGGTCTGGGATCTCCAGCATCTCAACGCGATCATCGCCGAACTGCGCGGCAAGCGCCCGGTCAACAGCGTCGAGCGCGTGAACGGCTGA